From a single Okeanomitos corallinicola TIOX110 genomic region:
- a CDS encoding zinc-dependent dehydrogenase: MKAQVFRGVNQLSYEEIPVPELAADEVLVQVQVVGLCQSDIKKIRYPLYEPPRIFGHETAGTIAAVGANVKGWKVGQRIAVMHHIPCMRCAYCLNDNFSMCDVYKNISTTAGFNASGGGFAEYVKVPGHIVQNGGLIPIPDDISFEEASFVEPTNCCLKAVKKAQIAPGQTVLVTGAGPIGLMFIMLVKYFGAKAIATDLLPSRIEKALDVGAEAAFDARDPDLPAKIQALTGGLGVDVTLLAVPSDKAFFQALDCTRKGGKILFFAEFPDELAIPINPNILYRREIDLMGSYSSSYRLQNLSADIVFNRRIDVTALISDRYSLQDLSKAVNQAIAPTPETYKILIYP, from the coding sequence GTGAAAGCACAAGTATTTAGAGGCGTAAATCAATTATCCTACGAAGAAATCCCAGTTCCTGAACTAGCAGCGGATGAAGTGCTAGTACAAGTGCAGGTAGTAGGTTTGTGTCAATCAGACATCAAAAAAATTCGTTATCCTCTGTATGAACCACCACGTATATTTGGACATGAAACCGCCGGAACTATAGCTGCTGTGGGTGCAAATGTCAAAGGATGGAAGGTAGGACAACGGATAGCAGTGATGCACCATATACCATGTATGCGTTGTGCTTATTGCTTAAATGATAATTTTTCCATGTGCGATGTTTACAAAAATATCTCCACTACCGCAGGTTTTAACGCCAGTGGTGGTGGTTTTGCTGAATATGTAAAAGTACCAGGTCATATTGTCCAAAATGGTGGTTTGATTCCTATTCCTGATGATATTAGTTTTGAAGAAGCCAGTTTTGTCGAACCAACCAACTGTTGTTTAAAAGCAGTCAAAAAAGCCCAAATTGCACCAGGACAAACAGTATTAGTGACTGGGGCTGGTCCAATAGGGTTAATGTTTATTATGTTAGTTAAGTATTTTGGTGCAAAAGCGATCGCCACTGATTTACTTCCTTCCCGAATTGAAAAAGCCTTAGATGTGGGAGCAGAAGCGGCTTTTGATGCACGAGATCCTGATTTACCAGCCAAAATTCAAGCCTTAACTGGGGGTTTAGGTGTTGATGTCACCCTGTTAGCAGTTCCCAGTGATAAAGCATTTTTTCAAGCCTTAGACTGTACCCGCAAAGGTGGAAAAATCCTATTTTTTGCGGAATTTCCCGATGAATTGGCAATACCCATCAACCCCAACATTCTTTACCGTCGGGAAATAGACTTAATGGGTAGTTATAGCTCATCCTACAGGTTACAAAATTTATCAGCAGATATCGTCTTTAATCGCCGTATTGATGTTACAGCCTTAATTAGCGATCGCTATTCCTTGCAAGATTTATCAAAAGCCGTAAATCAGGCGATCGCACCCACCCCAGAAACCTATAAAATCCTCATTTATCCCTAA
- the psaK gene encoding photosystem I reaction center subunit PsaK encodes MLSSILLAAAASVPATPEWSPTVGIIISASSFVVLLLSLASKAPKVGPQMPILPVSVAGFIGAMAFGHVIGIGIVLGLTNIGRL; translated from the coding sequence TTGTTATCATCTATTTTACTAGCAGCCGCAGCATCTGTACCTGCAACACCTGAGTGGAGTCCTACAGTGGGGATCATTATCAGTGCCAGCAGTTTTGTGGTACTTTTACTCAGTTTAGCGAGTAAAGCTCCCAAAGTTGGACCCCAAATGCCTATACTTCCCGTGAGTGTAGCAGGGTTTATTGGTGCAATGGCTTTCGGTCATGTAATTGGTATTGGTATTGTTTTAGGACTGACTAACATCGGTCGCTTATAA
- the acsF gene encoding magnesium-protoporphyrin IX monomethyl ester (oxidative) cyclase — translation MVKSLETPPVELLKPGVKAPVQETLLTPRFYTTDFDAVAKMDISAHEEEIRAIVDELKADYNRHHFIRDDEFKQSWDHIQGEKRLAFIDFLERSCTSEFSGFLLFKELSRRLKNSSPLLSEAFDYLARDEARHAGFLNKSMADFNLSLDLSYLTKNRTYTFFPPEWVIYTVYLSEKIGYWRYILVFRHMEQNPEFQFYPLFRKFESWCQDENRHGDFFKALLRSQPQLWNNWKARLWVRFFLLTVFVTHTMTVFERSDFYEILGIHPRKYNTQVVTETNKTASRAFPVTLNTNHPYFFWYLEQCAINNQKLIELKNSNESGITKFFQKIPLIKNIVWYMLKLYLIKPINAEMTRETVR, via the coding sequence ATGGTCAAGTCTTTGGAAACTCCCCCAGTTGAGTTACTAAAACCTGGTGTTAAAGCACCCGTGCAAGAAACATTATTAACACCCCGGTTTTATACCACAGACTTTGATGCTGTGGCGAAAATGGATATTTCTGCTCATGAAGAAGAAATTAGAGCGATAGTTGATGAACTCAAAGCAGATTATAACCGCCATCATTTTATCCGTGATGATGAATTTAAACAGTCATGGGATCACATCCAAGGTGAAAAACGCCTTGCTTTTATTGACTTTTTAGAACGTTCTTGTACTTCCGAATTTTCTGGATTTCTACTATTTAAAGAATTATCCCGTCGTCTTAAAAATAGTAGCCCTTTGTTATCAGAAGCTTTTGATTATTTAGCACGGGATGAAGCTCGTCACGCGGGTTTTTTAAATAAGTCAATGGCGGATTTTAATCTTTCCCTTGATTTAAGTTACTTAACTAAAAATCGTACCTATACCTTCTTTCCACCAGAATGGGTAATTTACACAGTTTACCTATCGGAAAAAATAGGTTATTGGCGTTATATTTTAGTATTTCGTCACATGGAACAAAATCCAGAATTCCAGTTTTATCCTTTATTTAGGAAGTTTGAAAGCTGGTGTCAGGATGAAAATAGACATGGGGACTTTTTCAAGGCTTTGTTACGTTCTCAACCCCAATTATGGAATAATTGGAAAGCACGTTTATGGGTACGTTTCTTCTTGTTAACTGTCTTTGTTACCCACACTATGACAGTTTTTGAACGGTCAGATTTCTATGAAATTTTAGGAATTCATCCCCGTAAATACAACACTCAGGTAGTTACAGAAACCAACAAAACTGCATCTAGAGCGTTTCCTGTCACCTTAAATACAAACCATCCCTATTTTTTCTGGTATTTGGAACAATGTGCAATCAATAACCAGAAATTAATTGAACTCAAGAACAGTAATGAGTCGGGAATTACTAAGTTCTTCCAAAAAATACCATTGATTAAAAATATAGTCTGGTATATGCTCAAACTTTACCTGATTAAACCTATCAATGCAGAAATGACTCGTGAAACTGTGCGTTAA
- a CDS encoding DUF4351 domain-containing protein translates to MLPKYSLDIEVIENLGEEIFDLETIEDLVNWLKCV, encoded by the coding sequence ATCCTGCCAAAATACAGTCTAGATATAGAAGTAATTGAAAATTTAGGAGAGGAAATTTTTGATTTAGAGACGATAGAAGATTTAGTAAATTGGCTAAAATGTGTCTGA
- a CDS encoding phosphoribosylanthranilate isomerase, which translates to MRVKICGIIQPQQSLAIAALGATALGFICVPTSPRYVTIEQIQAAIAPLSDKIDKIGVFANSDITEISHIVTTSGLTAIQLHGDESPEFCTQLRQALPQVEIIKALRVRSLEHLQTTNNYIDVVDTLLLDAYHPQQLGGTGKTLDWQMLQEFKPRLPWFLAGGLTPDNIIDALSKLHPNGIDLSSGVENSPGDKNLDKVALLFQRLNTF; encoded by the coding sequence ATGCGAGTAAAAATTTGCGGTATAATTCAACCACAACAGTCTCTAGCTATAGCTGCACTCGGTGCAACAGCATTAGGATTTATTTGTGTACCCACCTCACCACGCTACGTTACCATAGAGCAGATTCAGGCAGCGATCGCGCCACTATCTGATAAAATTGATAAAATAGGCGTTTTTGCAAACAGCGATATTACAGAAATCAGCCACATAGTAACTACTTCTGGATTAACTGCTATTCAATTACACGGAGATGAATCACCAGAATTTTGTACCCAACTCCGTCAAGCTTTACCCCAAGTCGAAATTATCAAAGCCTTGAGAGTTCGTAGTTTAGAACATTTACAAACAACTAATAACTATATTGATGTGGTAGATACATTACTACTTGATGCCTACCATCCCCAACAACTAGGAGGAACAGGAAAAACCCTAGACTGGCAAATGTTACAGGAATTTAAACCCCGCCTTCCTTGGTTTTTAGCCGGAGGACTCACACCAGACAATATCATAGATGCTCTGAGTAAACTACATCCCAATGGCATTGATTTATCCAGTGGTGTAGAAAATTCACCAGGAGATAAAAACTTGGATAAAGTCGCACTTTTATTTCAAAGGTTAAATACTTTCTAG
- a CDS encoding inorganic phosphate transporter: protein MIILTFLALYVAFNLGANDVANAMGTSVGSKAVSLKQAIIIAGVLEFAGAVFFGHGVTETLGTKIANPELFTSTPQTLALGMISVLISSGVWLQIATSLGLPVSSSHAVVGAIAGFTWVGLGIQAIDWSSIGVITIGWILTPIISAIIAAFFYSLIQTWILSQPDPRLQIKEWMPWLSVILLSIFGVIVLPSLTQPLTKFVTENIGFNIPPHDIPIFTGAIAAIGLTVYNWKTLKDNPIEKLFARFQLISACFVAFAHGSNDIGNAIAPLAVIFYINQNHSVPNDGITIPLWIMILGATGIVAGLAILGKKVITTIGENIIPLEPSSGFCAEIATATTILVASKLGLPVSTSHALVGGVVGIGIVQNLKSIRLQTLQGIAAAWVITVPISAVISAIIFSIIRILLNAN from the coding sequence ATGATTATCCTTACCTTCCTCGCCTTATACGTCGCTTTTAACCTGGGAGCGAACGACGTTGCTAACGCCATGGGAACTTCCGTTGGTTCTAAAGCGGTGAGCTTAAAACAAGCAATCATAATTGCTGGAGTTCTAGAATTTGCAGGTGCAGTATTCTTTGGACATGGGGTAACAGAAACACTAGGGACAAAAATTGCCAACCCTGAACTATTCACTTCCACACCCCAAACTCTCGCATTAGGAATGATCAGCGTCCTTATCTCCTCAGGAGTATGGTTGCAAATAGCCACCTCGCTGGGTTTACCAGTTTCCTCATCTCATGCAGTAGTTGGGGCGATCGCCGGCTTTACCTGGGTAGGATTAGGAATACAAGCCATAGACTGGTCATCTATTGGTGTAATTACAATCGGCTGGATATTAACCCCAATTATCAGTGCCATTATCGCTGCCTTTTTTTACAGCCTCATCCAAACTTGGATCTTATCTCAACCTGATCCCCGCCTACAAATAAAAGAATGGATGCCTTGGTTAAGTGTAATTTTACTGAGTATATTTGGTGTAATAGTTCTGCCATCCTTAACTCAACCACTGACCAAATTTGTAACCGAAAACATTGGTTTCAACATTCCCCCTCACGACATCCCCATCTTTACAGGTGCAATAGCCGCAATAGGCTTGACAGTATATAACTGGAAAACTTTAAAAGACAATCCCATCGAAAAATTATTTGCCCGCTTCCAGTTAATCAGTGCTTGTTTTGTAGCCTTTGCCCACGGTTCAAACGATATCGGTAATGCGATCGCACCCTTAGCAGTAATTTTTTATATTAATCAAAACCATAGCGTCCCCAACGACGGGATCACCATCCCTCTATGGATTATGATTCTTGGAGCTACAGGCATAGTTGCAGGTCTAGCAATACTCGGCAAAAAAGTCATTACTACCATTGGTGAAAATATCATACCATTAGAACCTAGTAGCGGATTCTGTGCCGAAATAGCCACAGCCACCACCATTTTAGTAGCCTCAAAACTAGGTTTACCTGTATCCACATCTCACGCCCTAGTTGGTGGTGTCGTTGGGATTGGCATAGTGCAAAACCTCAAATCAATCAGACTGCAAACACTCCAAGGGATCGCCGCAGCTTGGGTAATTACAGTCCCCATTAGTGCCGTAATCAGCGCAATAATCTTCAGTATCATCCGGATACTGTTAAATGCAAACTGA
- a CDS encoding site-2 protease family protein: MQNNKNWQIGSLFGIPLFLDPLWFLIVGLATLNFGFAYQQWGNLVAWSAGLIMALLLFTSVLLHELGHSLVAQSQGIKVNSITLFFFGGIAAIEEESKTPGKAFQVAIAGPAVSIILFFLLTLGSNLINENTLLNFMVRDLARINLVVALFNLIPGLPLDGGQVLKAALWKVTGDRFQAVHWAAQSGKILGYSAIALGFVIDFFTQELITGLWIVLLGWFAIRNANSYDNVTTLQETLLKLVAADAMSRDFRVVDAEKSLREFADVYLLETSSHQVYFAASDGRYRGLVKVDDLRTTQRSEWETKTLQTIVHPLDTIPTVTESTSLAEVISKLENEQINQVTVLSPAGAVAGIIDRGDTVKCLAQKLNLRVTESEIKRIKEEGSFSPSLQLGVIAKSINEF; encoded by the coding sequence ATGCAAAATAATAAAAATTGGCAAATAGGATCTTTATTTGGTATTCCACTATTTTTAGATCCTTTATGGTTTTTAATTGTGGGGTTAGCAACTTTAAATTTTGGTTTTGCTTACCAACAATGGGGAAATTTGGTAGCTTGGAGTGCTGGGTTAATTATGGCACTGTTGTTATTTACTTCGGTGCTGTTACATGAGTTAGGACACAGTTTAGTAGCGCAATCCCAGGGGATTAAAGTTAATTCTATTACTTTATTTTTCTTTGGTGGTATTGCTGCTATTGAGGAAGAGTCAAAAACTCCAGGGAAAGCTTTTCAAGTAGCAATTGCTGGGCCTGCGGTAAGTATTATATTGTTCTTTTTGCTAACTTTAGGATCTAATCTCATTAATGAAAATACTTTATTGAATTTCATGGTGAGGGATTTAGCAAGAATTAACTTAGTGGTGGCTTTATTTAACTTAATTCCTGGTTTACCTTTGGATGGGGGACAGGTGTTAAAAGCAGCACTGTGGAAAGTGACAGGCGATCGCTTTCAAGCTGTACATTGGGCAGCACAATCTGGTAAAATTCTGGGTTATAGTGCGATCGCTTTAGGATTTGTGATAGATTTCTTCACCCAGGAATTAATCACAGGTTTGTGGATTGTTTTATTAGGTTGGTTTGCAATTCGTAACGCCAATAGTTATGATAATGTCACCACATTACAAGAAACCCTGTTGAAACTTGTAGCTGCTGATGCAATGAGTCGTGATTTTCGGGTAGTTGATGCAGAAAAATCATTAAGAGAATTTGCAGATGTATATTTATTAGAAACTTCCTCTCATCAGGTTTATTTTGCTGCATCTGATGGCCGTTATCGGGGTTTAGTGAAAGTTGATGATTTGCGAACAACTCAAAGAAGTGAATGGGAAACTAAAACTTTACAAACAATAGTTCATCCGCTGGATACCATCCCCACTGTCACTGAATCTACTTCCTTAGCAGAGGTGATTAGTAAGTTAGAAAATGAACAAATAAACCAAGTTACTGTACTTTCTCCCGCTGGTGCTGTGGCTGGTATAATTGATAGGGGTGATACAGTTAAATGTTTAGCACAAAAGTTAAATTTACGAGTTACAGAATCGGAAATTAAAAGGATTAAAGAAGAAGGAAGTTTTTCCCCTAGTTTACAACTGGGAGTAATTGCAAAATCAATCAATGAGTTCTAA
- a CDS encoding GlsB/YeaQ/YmgE family stress response membrane protein codes for MNIIAWVILGLLAGAIAKAIYPGSQGGGILSTMILGIVGAFIGGTLFTLFRTGTLQFTAATLSIPGVLVAIIGSIIAIYLWTLFQRSSRV; via the coding sequence ATTAATATTATTGCTTGGGTAATTTTAGGACTTTTAGCTGGTGCGATCGCTAAAGCTATTTACCCAGGTTCTCAAGGTGGGGGAATTTTATCAACAATGATTTTAGGTATTGTTGGTGCTTTTATTGGTGGTACTTTGTTTACACTCTTCCGCACTGGAACTTTACAATTTACAGCTGCAACTTTAAGTATTCCTGGTGTTTTAGTAGCAATAATTGGTTCTATAATTGCTATTTATTTATGGACTTTATTTCAACGCAGCAGTCGAGTTTAA
- a CDS encoding heme oxygenase (biliverdin-producing), which produces MSNNLAVKLRSGTHQAHTDAENVGFMKCFVQGVVDRECFSKFLSNLYFVYSELEAAIEKHKQHPVISIMYFPELNRQASLEKDIEFYNGNLWRNFIKPSPATKNYIARICELSNHEPALLLGHAYTRYMGDLSGGQMLQKVAQSALKLSGYEGTEFYNFAQIPDKQAFKNKYRQALDTLPVDDATADKIVAEANSAFYLNMEIIKELEPILIQALGRATYNDLV; this is translated from the coding sequence ATGAGTAACAATTTAGCTGTTAAACTGCGTTCTGGTACTCACCAAGCTCATACAGATGCAGAAAATGTTGGTTTTATGAAATGTTTTGTCCAAGGAGTTGTAGACAGAGAATGTTTTAGTAAATTCCTGAGTAATTTGTATTTTGTTTACAGCGAACTAGAAGCTGCAATTGAGAAGCATAAACAACATCCTGTCATTAGTATAATGTATTTTCCTGAACTAAATCGTCAAGCATCTTTGGAAAAAGATATAGAATTTTACAATGGTAATCTGTGGCGAAATTTCATTAAACCATCGCCAGCTACTAAAAATTATATTGCTCGCATTTGTGAACTATCAAATCATGAACCTGCGTTATTATTAGGTCATGCCTATACTCGCTACATGGGTGATCTTTCCGGAGGACAAATGCTACAAAAAGTTGCTCAGTCAGCTTTAAAACTATCTGGATATGAAGGAACTGAGTTTTATAACTTTGCCCAAATACCAGATAAGCAAGCATTTAAAAACAAGTATCGTCAAGCGTTAGATACTTTACCTGTTGATGATGCCACTGCTGATAAAATTGTAGCAGAAGCAAATAGTGCTTTCTATTTGAATATGGAAATAATCAAAGAATTAGAACCGATTTTAATTCAAGCTTTAGGTCGAGCTACATATAATGACCTAGTTTGA
- the hemN gene encoding oxygen-independent coproporphyrinogen III oxidase: MVFLLPGVKFDFDLIQKYDTRAPRYTSYPPATELTEAFTAKDFELAICNSNQRQTPLSLYFHIPFCQSACYFCGCNTVISNNKNIAKPYLQNLAQEIKNTAELIDTSRNVLQIHWGGGTPNYLDLHQVEFLWNKINRYFTIDPQAEVSIEINPRYINKEYIQFLRDIGFNRISFGIQDFNPIVQEAVNRIQPEKMLIDAMGWIKDANFDSVNVDLIYGLPHQNLHTFRETVQKTIDLDPDRIVVFNFAYVPWMKPVQKRIDQNALPGAQEKLDILKMTIEELTNNEYLFIGMDHFAKTNNELAIAQQNGTLKRNFQGYTTHAETELFGFGATSISMLEDAYAQNHKGLKEYYQAVTEGIIPTSKGFKLSQDDIIRRDVIMSIMSHFQLHKSDIESKYHLDFDRYFCQELAELKPLEADGLVHLLADEIQITDIGRLLVRNIAVTFDTHSRMREAKFSRAI; this comes from the coding sequence ATGGTTTTTCTATTACCTGGGGTAAAATTTGATTTTGATCTGATTCAAAAGTACGACACTCGCGCACCCAGATATACAAGTTATCCACCTGCTACAGAATTAACTGAAGCGTTCACAGCTAAAGATTTTGAGTTAGCGATCTGTAATTCTAATCAACGTCAAACACCTCTATCTTTATACTTCCACATTCCTTTTTGTCAAAGTGCTTGTTATTTCTGTGGTTGTAATACGGTGATTTCTAATAATAAGAATATTGCCAAGCCTTATTTACAAAATTTGGCACAGGAAATCAAAAATACCGCAGAACTAATAGATACAAGCCGTAATGTACTGCAAATTCATTGGGGTGGAGGAACACCGAATTATTTGGATCTGCATCAAGTTGAATTTTTGTGGAACAAGATTAACCGATACTTTACTATTGATCCACAAGCGGAAGTTTCGATTGAAATTAACCCCCGCTATATTAATAAAGAGTATATCCAATTTCTCAGGGATATTGGTTTTAATCGGATTAGTTTTGGTATCCAAGATTTTAATCCGATAGTACAGGAAGCAGTTAACAGAATTCAACCAGAAAAAATGCTGATTGATGCAATGGGTTGGATTAAAGATGCTAATTTTGACAGTGTAAATGTAGATTTAATTTATGGTTTACCCCATCAAAATCTGCATACTTTTCGGGAAACCGTACAAAAGACAATTGACCTAGATCCTGATAGAATTGTCGTGTTTAATTTTGCCTATGTACCTTGGATGAAACCTGTACAAAAAAGAATTGATCAAAATGCACTACCAGGAGCGCAGGAAAAGTTAGATATTCTGAAAATGACTATCGAGGAGTTAACAAATAACGAGTATTTGTTTATCGGGATGGATCATTTTGCCAAAACTAATAATGAATTAGCGATCGCTCAACAAAATGGAACTCTCAAACGCAATTTCCAAGGTTATACTACCCACGCAGAAACAGAACTGTTTGGTTTTGGTGCTACTTCTATTAGTATGCTAGAAGATGCTTATGCTCAAAACCATAAAGGTTTAAAGGAATATTATCAAGCAGTTACAGAAGGGATAATTCCTACCAGTAAAGGCTTTAAATTAAGCCAAGATGATATCATCAGACGGGATGTAATTATGTCTATTATGTCTCATTTTCAGCTACATAAATCAGATATCGAAAGTAAATATCATCTTGATTTTGATAGATATTTCTGTCAAGAATTAGCAGAATTAAAACCCCTAGAAGCTGATGGGTTGGTACATTTATTAGCTGACGAAATCCAAATCACAGATATTGGTAGATTGTTAGTGAGAAATATTGCTGTCACCTTTGATACTCATAGCAGAATGAGAGAAGCAAAATTCTCTCGCGCAATTTAA